In a single window of the Chloroflexota bacterium genome:
- a CDS encoding LppX_LprAFG lipoprotein codes for MKKNRLSFLSVLALIWLAGCGGPSTPPPTPTPTPDEWLDRAAQAALAIKSAQFTLIREGAPAVLDPATNTTFTEAAGKYQSPDRVSADVKVSLFGNVVSVQMLWLPEGNFISNPLTGAFSEAPAGATFNGVAVFGADGIPGVLKDGIQNATLVGAETVEEVETYHLKGEADGDKLAALTADTLAAGTSYPVDVWMNTTTYNPVRLHIAEPDGNGWTIDLFAFDEPVEINAP; via the coding sequence ATGAAGAAAAACCGTTTATCGTTCCTGTCAGTGTTAGCGTTAATCTGGTTAGCCGGGTGTGGCGGCCCCTCGACTCCGCCGCCTACGCCCACTCCCACGCCCGACGAATGGCTCGACCGCGCCGCGCAGGCCGCCCTGGCCATCAAGAGCGCCCAGTTCACCCTCATTCGCGAAGGCGCTCCGGCGGTGCTCGACCCGGCCACCAACACCACCTTCACCGAAGCGGCGGGCAAATACCAGTCGCCCGATCGGGTGAGCGCCGACGTTAAGGTCAGCTTGTTCGGCAACGTCGTCTCAGTGCAAATGCTCTGGCTCCCTGAGGGCAATTTCATCTCCAACCCGCTCACCGGAGCCTTCAGCGAAGCCCCCGCCGGGGCCACCTTCAACGGCGTCGCCGTGTTCGGGGCCGACGGCATCCCCGGCGTGCTGAAAGACGGCATTCAAAATGCCACGCTGGTCGGCGCTGAGACCGTTGAGGAAGTCGAAACATATCACCTCAAAGGCGAAGCCGACGGCGATAAACTGGCGGCCCTCACCGCCGACACGCTTGCCGCCGGCACGTCGTATCCGGTGGACGTGTGGATGAACACAACCACCTATAACCCCGTCCGCCTGCACATCGCCGAACCCGACGGCAACGGCTGGACGATTGACCTCTTCGCCTTCGACGAGCCGGTTGAGATCAACGCGCCGTAA
- the pheA gene encoding prephenate dehydratase, translating into MRVAFQGERGAYSEAAAIAYFGESIQPVPCPSFDEVFEGVESGAVERGAIPIENSLAGSIHRNYDLLLRHNLHIVGEKIFRVKHCLIAHPGVALADVKQVWSHPQALAQCEHFVKRLGATIEATYDTAGSVKLLKEAGRRDVAAIASRRAAEVYEMQILEEGVEDDAANFTRFLVLSRQPEPTDLPSKTSIVFSLRNTPGALFKALSVFALRDLDLTKIESRPIPGKTWEYSFYLDFAGNTAEPVTARALDHLQEIATTMRVLGSYPRDLSNTQT; encoded by the coding sequence ATGCGAGTTGCGTTTCAGGGCGAGCGCGGCGCTTACTCGGAGGCCGCCGCGATTGCGTATTTTGGCGAGAGCATTCAGCCGGTTCCCTGCCCCTCGTTCGACGAGGTGTTCGAGGGCGTGGAGTCGGGCGCAGTGGAGCGCGGCGCGATCCCCATTGAAAATTCGCTGGCCGGGAGCATTCACCGCAACTACGATTTGCTTCTGCGGCACAACCTGCACATCGTCGGCGAAAAAATCTTCCGGGTCAAGCACTGCCTCATCGCTCACCCCGGCGTGGCCCTGGCCGATGTGAAGCAGGTCTGGTCGCACCCGCAGGCCCTGGCCCAGTGTGAGCACTTCGTCAAACGACTCGGCGCAACCATCGAAGCAACTTACGACACCGCCGGGTCGGTGAAACTGCTCAAAGAGGCCGGGCGGCGGGATGTGGCCGCCATTGCCTCGCGGCGGGCCGCCGAAGTGTATGAAATGCAGATTCTGGAAGAGGGCGTTGAAGATGACGCCGCCAACTTCACCCGCTTCCTCGTCCTCAGCCGCCAGCCCGAACCGACTGACCTCCCCAGCAAAACGTCAATCGTCTTTAGTTTGCGCAACACGCCCGGCGCGTTGTTCAAAGCCCTGAGTGTCTTTGCCCTGCGCGACCTTGATCTGACCAAGATCGAGTCGCGGCCCATCCCCGGCAAGACGTGGGAGTACTCGTTCTATCTCGATTTCGCCGGCAACACCGCCGAGCCGGTGACCGCGCGCGCGCTCGATCACTTGCAGGAGATTGCGACGACGATGAGGGTGTTGGGGTCGTATCCGAGGGATTTGAGCAACACTCAAACATAG
- a CDS encoding universal stress protein, which produces MFHHILIGYDGSANGKKALEYGIDFAMHAEAAVTIVTVFPRLPDYLGSPQYDQIVARLTTEANQIAEMAAEQARACGIEQVRVEVLEGSPAECILTVADTRKCDCIVVGSRGRGEMAGLLLGSASDRLAHHAKVPVLIVK; this is translated from the coding sequence ATGTTCCACCACATCCTCATCGGTTATGACGGCTCGGCCAACGGCAAGAAGGCGCTCGAATACGGCATTGACTTTGCCATGCACGCCGAGGCCGCGGTGACGATTGTCACTGTCTTTCCCCGGTTGCCCGACTATCTTGGCTCGCCTCAATACGATCAAATCGTCGCCCGGCTGACCACCGAAGCGAATCAGATCGCCGAAATGGCCGCCGAGCAGGCCCGCGCTTGCGGCATTGAGCAGGTGCGGGTGGAAGTGCTTGAAGGTTCACCGGCGGAGTGCATCCTCACTGTGGCCGACACGCGCAAGTGCGACTGTATCGTCGTCGGTTCGCGGGGCCGGGGCGAAATGGCCGGCCTCTTGCTTGGCAGTGCAAGCGACCGGCTGGCTCACCATGCCAAAGTGCCGGTGTTGATCGTGAAGTGA
- a CDS encoding lamin tail domain-containing protein, with protein MNGAYDKNVYIEYAFNPGIPLGQIVSSVIITHEFRRSAVLTAAKLEVYEADANTWHDEPLTLPGAANTDLSQSIDVSAYINSVADVNGLKIRFLAYRSTVVAAITTSHDFLQAQVTYNPPTDTPTPTDVATDTPTPTDIPLITDTPSNTPPPTDTATQTPTETPTLTPSATFTASDTPTPSDTPTPTATFTDTPTPLPPGSVVINEVAWMGTNADANDEWLELYNNTGDNIDLAGWTISIGAGGPIALTGAVPANGFYLLERTDQTTISDTTADLIYTGALVNGGSTITLRDPFSNVIDAANGDGGPWPAGDAALRASMERINPAMPDTDSNWTTNDGITVNGLDANSNPVRGTPKQPNSPLFPTATPTETWTPTPTDTPTPSETPTIAPTDTPSETPSPTATFIDTLTPTTTAVPPSPGDIVINEVMWMGTNANANDEWIELYNTTANSIDLAGWSIAIDAGAPIVLTGTISANSFYLLERTDDTTVSDITADLVYTGALANGGGALTLRDPSSNLIDTANGDGGLWPAGDAALRASMERINAGLPDTDGNWATNDGVIVNGFDANGGPIRGTPRQPNSTLFPTATPTATLIPTDTLTPTTTNTPAPQFVIINEAVVDPQQDWSGSGFALLPGAGAVTAVDEWIELYNAGPASINLLAGAGWTLAMNDGLTAATLNFSAPGASVFVFSSGGSLANFQPGEYLVIGNPPGDMNLNIYLALNNEVGVKIDDVEIGNTDFEGDGIANNAPGGNATGIADEAVARAPNAVDTNNAAADFTKQQATIGGTNNLPPTATPTSTDTATDTPTPTATLTPSPTPTAFPALSVVINEVAWMGTGASANDEWVELRNNTAAPIDLAGWTLIIDDGIPPDDTAIALSGVIPAGGFFLLERTDDSTVSDIPADLIYTGGLADAGRLLTLRDPTLAVIDTANGDGGAWPAGDAALNASMERVNANALDGDANWTTNFGHVINGLDANGNPIRGTPKQPNSALVPTPTFTPTETATPSFTPTNTLTPTNTPLVSNTPTPIPVILINEVVADPQQDWNDNTGGDGIAFNSTPGDGSITDTDEWVELYNAGTTAVNLQAGAGWTLAMTDSATATINFLDPGSAVFVFSNGGSLANFQPGEYLVIGNPPDAMNNDVYLVLKSPDGTTVDDVEIGDNPENDTTSEGAPDGGASDANATGLNDEAVARAPNAMDSNNDVADFEKQAATIGSANHPPSPPTATFTPSPTRTPSPTRTPTLAPTASSTTAPSTGPHRVLINEVVTDPQQDWSDNTGGDGIAFNSTPGDGSITDTDEWIELYNAGSTAINLLEGSGWTLAMTDSSPETLNFNAPGTTLFVFSSGGSLTNFQPGEYLVVGNAPGAMNNDVHLALMNALGAIVDDVEIGDNPENDATGDGAPDGGTSDGNAGSLDDESIARAPDAVDTDDDAADFEKQAVTIGAANHPPSPIAATATPASRAKIAPTSTIIPVAYFARAVVVNEVMWGGSKANANDEWIELLNTTDAPIDLTAWTLLIGDKEIALSGDISAGGFFLLERTDDSTVSDIPADLIYTGSLSNDGLAIILRDPSGLVIDTANGAGGAWPAGDSSLRASMERLSATPDSDNNWATNDGLTINGHDADGNPLRATPKQPNSARASATAPTATPSATFAPTPTPASSVVEATPTANVLFPVVEEGGNSNVITGSFITFVGRVTGPAPLFGSRVIYAQDESGRGLAIFLRSGSWPRMLVGQAIKAGGYLWTRNGERTLLVKDAGQVSLGKIGSAPEPVLARTGEVGESFEGRLVTVTGKVIEVASNAFWIDDGSGPARVFFVSATGLKRPDARPGQVWSATGVVDEFTHRLSNAEGHRVLIRFASDVFQMADEDAIIGFPAKDALPAE; from the coding sequence ATGAATGGGGCTTATGACAAGAATGTTTATATCGAATATGCGTTCAATCCGGGCATTCCCCTCGGGCAAATAGTCTCCAGCGTCATTATCACCCATGAGTTTCGGCGCTCTGCAGTTCTCACCGCCGCCAAGCTGGAGGTGTACGAAGCCGATGCTAACACATGGCATGACGAGCCCCTCACTTTGCCGGGCGCGGCCAATACTGATCTCTCTCAAAGCATAGATGTTTCCGCTTATATCAACTCAGTTGCAGATGTTAATGGCTTGAAGATCCGTTTTCTGGCCTATCGCTCGACTGTGGTAGCGGCTATCACCACCAGCCACGATTTCCTTCAGGCGCAAGTAACTTACAACCCGCCAACGGATACGCCGACTCCTACCGACGTTGCGACCGACACTCCAACCCCAACCGACATACCTCTCATCACCGACACGCCTTCAAACACGCCGCCGCCTACCGACACGGCTACCCAGACTCCGACTGAAACCCCAACGCTGACGCCCAGCGCCACGTTTACAGCCTCAGATACGCCCACGCCGTCTGACACCCCGACCCCAACCGCCACTTTTACTGATACGCCTACGCCGCTTCCGCCCGGCTCGGTAGTGATCAACGAAGTGGCTTGGATGGGAACGAACGCAGACGCAAACGATGAATGGCTGGAACTCTATAACAACACTGGTGACAATATTGATCTCGCGGGTTGGACAATTTCCATTGGCGCTGGCGGGCCAATTGCTTTGACTGGCGCTGTCCCGGCTAACGGATTCTATTTGCTTGAGCGAACTGATCAGACGACTATCAGCGATACCACTGCTGATCTCATTTACACCGGCGCACTGGTGAATGGCGGCAGCACAATTACTCTGCGCGATCCATTTTCTAACGTAATTGACGCCGCGAACGGCGATGGCGGCCCCTGGCCGGCAGGTGATGCGGCCTTGCGCGCCTCGATGGAGCGCATCAATCCCGCAATGCCGGACACGGATAGTAACTGGACAACCAATGATGGCATCACAGTCAATGGCTTGGATGCAAACAGTAACCCTGTTCGCGGCACACCGAAACAGCCTAACTCGCCTCTCTTCCCTACAGCCACTCCAACCGAAACATGGACTCCCACGCCGACCGACACACCGACACCTTCAGAGACGCCGACGATTGCGCCGACCGACACACCCTCTGAAACACCTTCGCCGACTGCCACCTTTATTGATACATTGACGCCGACGACCACAGCAGTTCCACCATCGCCCGGTGACATCGTAATCAATGAAGTGATGTGGATGGGCACAAACGCTAACGCAAATGATGAATGGATCGAGCTTTACAACACAACTGCCAACTCAATTGATCTCGCCGGCTGGTCCATTGCCATTGATGCGGGTGCGCCAATTGTCTTGACAGGCACAATCTCCGCTAATAGCTTTTATCTGCTTGAACGCACTGACGACACGACCGTTAGCGATATCACCGCCGACCTTGTTTACACAGGCGCGCTTGCCAACGGCGGCGGCGCCCTCACCCTGCGCGATCCATCCTCTAACCTGATTGACACCGCTAACGGCGACGGCGGCCTTTGGCCCGCAGGCGACGCCGCCTTGCGCGCCTCAATGGAACGCATAAACGCCGGCCTGCCCGACACCGACGGCAACTGGGCCACCAATGACGGCGTCATCGTCAACGGCTTTGATGCGAACGGCGGCCCCATTCGTGGCACACCCCGGCAGCCCAACTCAACGCTTTTCCCGACCGCCACTCCAACCGCGACGTTGATCCCGACTGACACACTTACGCCTACCACCACCAACACCCCTGCTCCGCAGTTCGTGATCATCAACGAAGCGGTCGTTGACCCACAGCAGGACTGGAGCGGGTCGGGGTTTGCTTTACTTCCTGGAGCAGGCGCCGTGACCGCTGTTGACGAGTGGATTGAGCTTTACAATGCCGGCCCGGCCTCCATCAACCTGCTGGCCGGAGCGGGCTGGACGCTGGCGATGAATGACGGCCTGACCGCCGCCACCCTCAACTTCAGTGCGCCCGGCGCGTCAGTATTTGTCTTTAGCAGCGGCGGTTCGCTCGCCAACTTCCAGCCTGGCGAGTATCTTGTCATCGGCAACCCGCCGGGAGACATGAATTTGAACATCTACCTGGCGCTGAACAATGAAGTTGGCGTGAAGATAGACGATGTGGAAATAGGCAACACCGACTTTGAAGGCGACGGGATTGCGAACAATGCCCCCGGCGGCAACGCAACGGGTATCGCTGACGAAGCGGTTGCTCGCGCGCCGAATGCCGTTGATACTAATAACGCCGCCGCCGACTTCACCAAACAGCAGGCGACGATTGGCGGGACGAACAACCTGCCGCCTACCGCCACCCCAACCTCAACCGACACAGCCACTGACACTCCAACCCCGACAGCCACTCTCACTCCCAGCCCCACGCCCACCGCTTTTCCGGCATTGAGCGTGGTCATCAACGAAGTGGCCTGGATGGGCACAGGAGCCAGCGCCAACGATGAGTGGGTTGAACTTCGCAATAACACCGCCGCGCCGATTGACCTCGCCGGTTGGACACTGATCATTGACGACGGCATTCCACCCGATGACACCGCCATCGCCTTGAGCGGCGTCATCCCGGCGGGCGGCTTCTTTCTGCTGGAGCGCACCGACGACTCGACGGTGAGCGACATCCCCGCCGACTTGATTTACACCGGCGGTCTGGCCGACGCCGGACGCTTGCTAACCTTGCGCGACCCAACGCTGGCCGTCATTGACACGGCCAACGGCGACGGCGGCGCGTGGCCCGCCGGTGACGCCGCCCTCAACGCCTCGATGGAGCGCGTGAATGCAAACGCGCTCGACGGCGACGCCAACTGGACAACAAACTTCGGCCATGTGATCAACGGTCTCGACGCCAACGGCAACCCGATTCGCGGCACGCCCAAACAGCCGAACTCAGCCCTCGTGCCAACGCCGACCTTCACCCCGACAGAGACGGCCACACCCTCGTTCACGCCCACGAACACGCTAACGCCGACCAACACGCCTCTCGTCTCCAACACGCCCACACCTATCCCGGTCATTTTGATCAACGAAGTCGTGGCTGACCCGCAACAGGACTGGAACGACAACACCGGCGGCGATGGCATTGCCTTCAACAGCACGCCGGGAGACGGCTCAATCACCGACACCGACGAATGGGTTGAGCTTTACAACGCCGGAACGACCGCCGTGAACTTGCAGGCCGGCGCCGGCTGGACTCTGGCGATGACCGACTCGGCGACGGCCACGATCAACTTCCTCGACCCCGGTTCAGCCGTCTTTGTTTTCAGTAACGGCGGCTCGCTCGCCAACTTCCAGCCGGGCGAGTATCTCGTCATCGGCAACCCGCCGGATGCGATGAACAACGACGTTTATCTTGTGTTGAAGAGTCCTGATGGAACGACGGTGGACGACGTTGAGATTGGCGACAACCCTGAAAATGACACGACGAGCGAAGGCGCGCCCGACGGCGGCGCGAGCGACGCCAACGCGACCGGACTCAACGATGAAGCCGTCGCCCGCGCCCCGAACGCGATGGACTCGAACAACGATGTAGCCGACTTTGAGAAACAGGCGGCCACCATCGGCTCGGCCAATCACCCGCCCTCGCCGCCCACCGCCACCTTCACTCCCTCGCCGACCCGGACGCCCAGCCCGACCCGCACACCCACCCTCGCCCCAACTGCCTCCTCGACAACCGCGCCCTCGACCGGCCCGCATCGAGTCCTCATCAACGAAGTTGTCACCGACCCGCAACAGGACTGGAGCGACAACACCGGCGGCGATGGCATTGCCTTCAACAGCACGCCGGGAGACGGCTCAATCACCGACACCGACGAGTGGATCGAACTTTACAACGCTGGCTCGACGGCAATCAACTTGCTTGAAGGCTCAGGCTGGACGCTGGCAATGACCGACTCGTCGCCGGAGACGCTCAACTTCAACGCGCCCGGCACGACCCTCTTTGTCTTCAGCAGTGGCGGCTCGCTCACCAATTTTCAGCCGGGCGAGTACCTGGTTGTTGGCAATGCGCCGGGGGCGATGAACAACGACGTGCATCTGGCGCTGATGAATGCGCTTGGCGCGATCGTTGACGACGTTGAGATCGGCGACAACCCTGAGAACGATGCAACGGGCGACGGTGCGCCCGACGGCGGCACGAGCGACGGCAACGCCGGTAGTCTTGATGACGAATCCATCGCCCGCGCCCCGGATGCCGTAGACACCGATGACGATGCCGCCGACTTTGAAAAACAGGCGGTCACCATCGGGGCGGCCAATCACCCACCGTCACCCATTGCCGCGACGGCCACCCCGGCCTCACGGGCAAAGATTGCGCCCACCTCCACAATCATTCCCGTAGCTTATTTCGCCCGCGCTGTTGTCGTCAACGAAGTGATGTGGGGCGGGTCAAAGGCTAACGCTAACGACGAATGGATCGAACTGCTCAACACAACAGATGCGCCGATTGACTTGACGGCTTGGACGTTGCTTATCGGTGACAAAGAGATCGCCTTGAGCGGCGACATTTCGGCGGGCGGCTTCTTCCTGCTGGAGCGCACCGACGACTCGACCGTGAGCGACATCCCCGCCGACTTGATTTACACCGGCTCGTTGAGCAACGATGGGCTGGCGATTATCTTGCGCGATCCGTCTGGTCTGGTGATTGACACGGCTAACGGGGCCGGCGGCGCGTGGCCGGCGGGCGACTCATCTCTGCGCGCTTCGATGGAACGGTTGAGCGCCACGCCTGACTCGGACAACAACTGGGCGACGAACGACGGCCTGACCATCAACGGCCACGACGCCGACGGCAACCCGCTCCGGGCCACGCCCAAACAACCCAACTCGGCCCGCGCCAGCGCAACCGCGCCGACGGCAACTCCCAGCGCAACCTTTGCGCCAACGCCCACACCCGCCTCTTCTGTCGTCGAAGCCACGCCGACGGCAAACGTGTTGTTCCCGGTTGTTGAAGAGGGCGGCAATTCAAATGTGATTACCGGATCGTTCATCACCTTTGTCGGGCGCGTGACCGGGCCGGCGCCGCTGTTCGGTAGCCGGGTGATTTACGCGCAGGATGAATCGGGCCGGGGGCTGGCGATCTTCTTGCGTAGCGGCTCATGGCCGAGGATGCTGGTCGGGCAGGCTATCAAAGCCGGCGGTTATCTGTGGACGCGCAACGGCGAACGCACCCTGCTGGTGAAAGACGCCGGGCAGGTCTCGCTGGGCAAGATCGGTTCTGCGCCGGAGCCGGTGCTGGCGCGCACCGGCGAAGTTGGCGAAAGCTTTGAAGGCAGGCTGGTGACGGTGACGGGGAAAGTGATTGAGGTGGCCTCCAACGCATTTTGGATTGACGATGGCTCCGGCCCGGCTCGCGTCTTCTTTGTCAGCGCCACCGGCCTCAAGCGCCCCGACGCCCGGCCCGGCCAGGTTTGGTCGGCAACCGGCGTTGTGGACGAGTTCACCCACCGCCTCTCAAACGCCGAAGGCCACCGGGTGCTGATCCGGTTTGCCAGCGACGTTTTTCAAATGGCCGATGAAGACGCCATCATCGGCTTCCCTGCAAAAGACGCTCTCCCGGCGGAATAG
- a CDS encoding MFS transporter — MMKSRPALILALVCLPVFVGALDLTIISAVLPAVIADLNIPLQTGLDDAAWAVNGYLLAYAVSMTFMGRVSDVWGRRRVYLICLAIFFAGSWWVAASGGAPAQLAYQVARLLVGGRPDRSLMALYALIFGRVVQAFGAGAMVPVSMALVADLYPPQRRALPLGIVGAVDTAGWVLGHLYGGIAVQFFAWPFLFWINLPVVALMFGLTAWALRGLPSMQSDGRVDWIGAGLISLTLVGLNLGLGAGADAAASASPPPYAAPALLIAAICFVLFLWAERRATNPLLSLRVFAERNVSAASGMNLLIGFCLMVGLVSVPLFINVAGGADSGQSALVSGYLLSAFTVPMALAAVPGGWLTGKLGYRWTAASGVLIALIGFILMSRWQSEMAGQAVAVFVGGGTPEAVNGILQMIAGLLLGGVGLGLTVAPIGAAVINGVSESQRGMASALVIILRLIGMSVSISALTAYGLRRSTEISRQLLEGVALTDFARLAEAALQAATRVTAEMALIAAAVCAVALVPALILRRRDAGVR, encoded by the coding sequence ATGATGAAAAGCCGCCCCGCCCTCATCCTGGCCCTCGTCTGCCTGCCGGTCTTCGTCGGCGCGCTCGACCTCACCATCATCTCCGCCGTTCTGCCCGCCGTCATCGCCGACCTCAACATTCCACTGCAAACCGGGCTGGACGACGCGGCCTGGGCGGTGAACGGATACTTGCTGGCCTATGCGGTGAGCATGACCTTCATGGGCCGCGTGTCCGACGTGTGGGGCCGCAGGCGCGTCTACCTGATCTGCCTGGCGATATTTTTCGCCGGCTCGTGGTGGGTGGCCGCCTCGGGTGGCGCGCCGGCCCAACTCGCTTATCAGGTTGCGCGGCTCCTTGTCGGCGGTCGCCCCGACCGCAGTCTCATGGCCCTCTACGCTCTCATCTTCGGGCGCGTGGTGCAGGCCTTTGGCGCGGGCGCGATGGTTCCGGTGAGCATGGCCCTCGTGGCCGACCTCTATCCGCCTCAGCGCCGCGCCTTGCCGCTCGGCATCGTCGGCGCAGTGGACACCGCTGGCTGGGTGCTGGGCCACCTCTACGGCGGCATCGCAGTGCAGTTCTTCGCCTGGCCGTTCCTGTTCTGGATCAACCTGCCCGTCGTCGCCTTGATGTTCGGCCTGACAGCCTGGGCACTGCGCGGTTTGCCATCCATGCAAAGTGATGGCCGGGTTGATTGGATCGGAGCCGGGCTGATCTCGTTGACTCTCGTTGGACTGAATCTCGGACTGGGCGCGGGCGCGGATGCGGCCGCCTCTGCTTCCCCGCCGCCTTATGCCGCCCCGGCCCTGCTCATCGCCGCCATCTGTTTCGTCCTCTTTCTCTGGGCCGAGCGCCGTGCTACGAATCCCTTGCTCAGCCTGCGCGTCTTCGCCGAACGAAACGTCTCGGCGGCGAGCGGCATGAACTTGCTCATTGGGTTTTGTTTGATGGTGGGACTGGTGAGCGTGCCGCTGTTCATCAACGTGGCTGGTGGAGCCGACAGCGGCCAGAGCGCGCTGGTGAGCGGCTATCTGCTCTCGGCCTTTACCGTGCCAATGGCGCTGGCGGCTGTGCCTGGTGGTTGGCTCACCGGCAAACTTGGCTACCGTTGGACGGCGGCCAGCGGCGTGCTAATTGCGCTCATCGGGTTTATACTCATGAGCAGGTGGCAGAGCGAGATGGCCGGGCAGGCTGTGGCCGTTTTCGTCGGCGGGGGAACGCCCGAAGCTGTGAACGGCATTCTGCAAATGATCGCCGGTTTGCTCCTCGGCGGTGTCGGGCTGGGGTTGACGGTGGCCCCGATTGGCGCGGCGGTGATCAACGGCGTGTCCGAGTCCCAGCGGGGCATGGCCTCGGCCCTGGTCATCATCTTGCGATTGATCGGCATGAGCGTGAGCATCAGCGCGCTCACGGCTTACGGCTTGCGGCGCTCCACCGAGATCAGCCGCCAACTGTTGGAAGGCGTGGCCCTCACCGATTTTGCGCGGCTGGCCGAGGCCGCGCTCCAGGCCGCCACGCGAGTGACGGCTGAAATGGCGTTGATCGCGGCGGCGGTGTGCGCCGTTGCCCTCGTCCCGGCGTTGATACTGCGTCGTCGTGATGCAGGCGTTCGATAA